Proteins found in one Exiguobacterium sp. 9-2 genomic segment:
- a CDS encoding nucleotidyltransferase domain-containing protein has protein sequence MHQLHAIEQLVARLKQDPAVEAIFLKGSFGRGEEDVHSDIDLYCLVSEERQTKFLSRRLSHLSVYRPIIWKDEIDIIAPQMIVVYDDLLHIDLFTVTLDSLNHKDQLRVLYDPKQQLTDFTDTCDLTLSAQEATDEAIDAVWFLFQYKKAAARGNDLWAVEMLRSALIKFAKVLLHHHTPDRAQLGLKTIPTTLPDGPRLSLESIYEVLTPATHAEAAQRYLACLETERKTLDRTLVTHPETLDLLDRLTYELSMQQVKR, from the coding sequence ATGCATCAACTCCATGCAATCGAGCAACTCGTTGCTCGGCTCAAACAAGATCCTGCAGTCGAAGCCATCTTCTTGAAAGGATCCTTCGGACGAGGAGAAGAAGACGTTCATTCAGACATCGATCTGTACTGTCTCGTCTCGGAAGAACGCCAAACGAAATTTTTATCACGTCGACTGTCCCACCTCTCTGTTTATCGCCCCATCATCTGGAAAGATGAGATCGACATCATCGCACCACAGATGATCGTCGTCTATGATGATTTGTTACATATCGATTTATTCACGGTGACACTTGATTCGCTAAACCATAAGGATCAATTACGTGTCCTGTACGATCCAAAACAGCAATTGACGGACTTTACGGATACTTGCGACTTGACGCTTTCCGCACAAGAAGCGACCGATGAAGCGATTGATGCCGTCTGGTTCTTGTTCCAATACAAAAAAGCAGCGGCACGGGGAAACGACTTATGGGCAGTCGAGATGCTCCGGAGCGCCTTGATCAAGTTCGCGAAAGTCTTGCTTCATCACCATACTCCAGATCGGGCGCAGCTCGGATTAAAGACGATTCCGACGACATTGCCTGACGGTCCACGCCTTTCTCTTGAATCAATCTATGAAGTCTTGACACCCGCAACGCATGCTGAAGCGGCTCAACGTTATCTGGCATGTCTAGAGACTGAACGGAAGACACTCGATCGGACGCTCGTCACGCATCCCGAAACACTCGACTTACTCGATCGATTAACGTATGAACTATCGATGCAACAAGTAAAACGATAA
- a CDS encoding winged helix-turn-helix transcriptional regulator has translation MEETPSCRVETALEILTGKWKPSILLVLITHGTLRFSELKRQLPNITQKMLTAQLRELELNDIVHREIYQEVPPRVEYSLTDYGRTLIPVLDAINAWGEQHVIHLENKEKVTSASQ, from the coding sequence ATGGAAGAGACACCAAGCTGTCGAGTCGAGACCGCACTCGAAATCTTGACCGGAAAATGGAAACCGTCGATTTTACTCGTCTTGATCACACACGGAACGCTCCGCTTCAGTGAATTGAAACGACAATTGCCGAACATTACGCAAAAGATGCTGACAGCTCAATTGCGCGAGCTCGAACTAAACGATATCGTGCATCGCGAGATTTACCAAGAAGTCCCGCCACGCGTTGAGTATTCGCTGACGGATTACGGTCGGACACTTATCCCGGTTCTTGACGCCATCAATGCATGGGGCGAACAGCACGTCATTCATCTTGAAAATAAAGAAAAAGTAACTTCTGCCTCCCAATGA
- a CDS encoding NADP-dependent oxidoreductase, whose amino-acid sequence MKAAYIEQYGGSEQFKIGELEKPVIGPDDVLIEVYAASVNPVDWKLREGYLRQMLSYEMPLVIGWDVAGVIQEVGENVSDLQVGDAVFSRPEIARQGTYAEYVAVDAHLVVKKPESLSFAEAASLPLVSHTAWQVMFEVMDAKPGDRIFIGAGSGGVGTVAIQLAKANGLYVITSTSTKNVDWVKSLGADEVIDYKQENPADRVRDVDFVFDTMGGDKQGELYQMLKPNGMLVSISTPPDEEQAKQHNARSAYVFMQPTGERLQHIAKAVERGELQPVVDRIFDLDQIKEAHDYGEEGHAKGKIVIRVKGE is encoded by the coding sequence ATGAAAGCAGCTTACATTGAACAGTATGGTGGATCGGAACAATTTAAGATCGGAGAACTGGAAAAGCCGGTCATCGGGCCAGATGATGTTTTAATTGAAGTCTATGCCGCGAGCGTAAATCCGGTCGACTGGAAGTTACGAGAGGGGTACTTGCGTCAGATGCTGAGCTACGAAATGCCGCTCGTTATCGGTTGGGACGTTGCAGGAGTGATTCAGGAAGTCGGAGAAAACGTCTCGGATCTTCAAGTCGGGGACGCCGTCTTCAGTCGTCCAGAAATCGCTCGTCAAGGGACCTATGCGGAGTATGTCGCAGTTGATGCGCATCTTGTCGTGAAAAAACCAGAATCGCTCAGTTTCGCAGAAGCAGCGTCCCTTCCGCTCGTCTCGCATACAGCGTGGCAGGTCATGTTCGAAGTGATGGATGCGAAGCCAGGTGATCGGATCTTTATTGGTGCCGGATCAGGGGGCGTCGGAACGGTTGCAATCCAACTTGCGAAAGCGAACGGGTTGTACGTCATTACGTCAACAAGTACGAAAAATGTCGACTGGGTAAAATCGCTTGGAGCCGACGAAGTCATCGACTACAAACAAGAAAATCCAGCCGACCGTGTCCGGGACGTCGATTTTGTATTCGATACAATGGGCGGAGACAAGCAAGGGGAGCTCTATCAGATGCTGAAACCAAATGGGATGCTTGTTTCGATTTCCACACCACCCGATGAAGAGCAAGCGAAACAACACAATGCCCGTTCGGCCTACGTCTTCATGCAACCGACCGGTGAGCGTTTGCAACATATCGCTAAAGCCGTCGAACGTGGCGAGCTACAACCCGTCGTCGACCGGATCTTTGATCTCGACCAAATCAAGGAAGCGCATGATTATGGCGAAGAAGGACATGCAAAAGGCAAAATCGTCATCCGGGTCAAAGGAGAATAA
- a CDS encoding DUF4352 domain-containing protein, with the protein MKKGLKWAGIIVIGAVILGNLGDDEEQVAPEKKVEVEQEAVKSEAKPVKAKAAAKPVKKTYGIKDQVKVGKLTYVANDVKMVDTLSNVLGEKKTSGQFLVIGLTILNGDKEERFVDSNMFKVNVGDTEYSADTELDLYANEDGMGFFLETINPNIEKTGNIVFELPKQVKNPKLEVSSGFGWAGGQSKEIQLTR; encoded by the coding sequence ATGAAAAAAGGATTGAAGTGGGCAGGAATCATCGTAATCGGAGCAGTCATCCTTGGAAATCTAGGAGATGATGAAGAACAAGTGGCACCAGAGAAAAAAGTAGAGGTCGAACAAGAAGCAGTCAAATCAGAAGCAAAACCAGTGAAAGCAAAAGCAGCGGCGAAGCCGGTCAAGAAAACCTATGGCATCAAGGATCAGGTAAAGGTCGGGAAATTGACGTATGTCGCCAATGACGTCAAGATGGTCGACACGTTATCGAACGTCCTTGGCGAAAAGAAAACATCAGGACAATTCTTAGTCATCGGTCTGACGATTCTAAATGGAGATAAGGAAGAGCGCTTCGTCGATAGCAACATGTTTAAAGTCAATGTGGGCGATACCGAGTATTCAGCCGATACGGAACTCGATCTCTATGCGAATGAAGACGGCATGGGCTTCTTCCTAGAGACGATCAACCCGAATATCGAAAAAACCGGCAACATCGTCTTTGAATTACCGAAACAGGTCAAAAATCCGAAGCTTGAAGTCTCATCCGGTTTTGGCTGGGCAGGTGGACAATCAAAAGAGATTCAATTGACACGATGA